A genomic segment from Nicotiana tabacum cultivar K326 chromosome 7, ASM71507v2, whole genome shotgun sequence encodes:
- the LOC107772254 gene encoding putative protein phosphatase 2C 5: MSEAEITRMKQKTTPVPLGTLIGRELRNNDKVEQPTLKYGQAALAKKGEDYFLIKPDCQRIPGNPLTSFSVFAIFDGHNGISAAIFAKENLLNNVLSAIPQGSSREEWLQALPRALVAGFVKTDIEFQQKGETSGTTVTFVVIDGWTITVASVGDSRCILDTQGGVVSLLTVDHRLEENEEERERVTASGGEVGRLNVFGGNEVGPLRCWPGGLCLSRSIGDTDVGEFIVPIPHVKQVKISNAGGRLIIASDGIWDALSSDSAAQSCRGLPAELAAKLVVKEALRSRGLKDDTTCLVVDIIPYDHPVLPPTPRKKQNLLTSFLFGRRSQNARSNKLSAVGVVEELFEEGSAMLAERLGKDFPLDSSSGLFRCAVCQADQPASEGLSVNSGPFFSPASKPWEGPFLCATCRRKKDAMEGKRPSRPTITA; the protein is encoded by the exons ATGAGTGAGGCGGAGATTACGAGGATGAAGCAAAAGACAACTCCGGTACCGTTAGGGACACTAATTGGTCGGGAGTTGAGGAATAATGATAAAGTGGAGCAGCCGACATTGAAGTATGGACAAGCTGCATTAGCAAAAAAAGGGGAAGATTATTTCTTAATTAAGCCTGATTGTCAGAGAATTCCGGGCAATCCATTGACCTCTTTTTCAGTTTTTGCG ATTTTTGATGGGCATAATGGTATCTCGGCTGCTATATTCGCGAAAGAGAATCTATTGAACAATGTTTTGAGTGCTATTCCTCAAGGAAGTAGCAGGGAAGAGTGGCTTCAAGCACTTCCTCGAGCACTAGTTGCAGGTTTTGTGAAAACTGATATAGAGTTTCAGCAAAAAG GTGAGACATCTGGGACTACCGTGACGTTTGTTGTGATTGATGGGTGGACGATTACTGTTGCATCAGTTGGAGATTCTAGGTGCATATTGGATACCCAAGGAGGTGTGGTTTCTTTGTTGACTGTTGACCATCGATTAGAAGAGAATGAGGAGGAACGGGAGCGTGTTACTGCAAGTGGTGGTGAAGTAGGAAGGCTCAATGTTTTTGGGGGTAACGAG GTTGGACCTCTACGTTGCTGGCCTGGTGGGTTATGCCTTTCAAGGTCTATTGGTGATACAGATGTTGGGGAGTTTATCGTTCCAATACCTCATGTCAAGCAAGTGAAG ATTTCAAATGCTGGTGGGAGGCTTATAATAGCCTCTGATGGTATATGGGATGCTTTATCATCGGATTCGGCAGCGCAGTCTTGCAGAGGTTTACCAGCAGAACTTGCCGCAAAGCTGGTTGTTAAG GAGGCTCTAAGGTCACGAGGTCTGAAGGATGATACAACCTGCTTGGTCGTTGATATTATTCCTTATGACCATCCTGTCTTGCCTCCAACGCCTAGGAAGAAACAAAATTTGCTCACTTCTTTTCTCTTTGGGAGAAGATCACAAAATGCAAGATCTAATAAGCTTTCTGCTGTTGGTGTTGTGGAAGAATTGTTTGAAGAGGGCTCTGCCATGCTTGCTGAGAG GCTTGGTAAAGATTTTCCTCTGGATTCTAGCTCTGGGCTCTTTAGATGTGCTGTTTGCCAAGCGGATCAGCCCGCAAGTGAGGGCTTATCTGTAAACTCAGGCCCTTTCTTTTCACCTGCATCAAAGCCATGGGAAGGCCCCTTCCTTTGTGCAACTTGTCGGAGGAAGAAAGACGCAATGGAAGGAAAAAGACCTAGTAGACCTACAATAACTGCTTAA